The following are from one region of the Silene latifolia isolate original U9 population chromosome 9, ASM4854445v1, whole genome shotgun sequence genome:
- the LOC141600558 gene encoding uncharacterized protein LOC141600558, whose translation MRAMVRPELMEKGTSPGAVGPGLLLEAWVYSYFPGLAPKRTEPLERAYPVVRDWVMCRTKSKRSSHNVYRRDVNALQLSSWVPRPWAEYAEAPPFVAEVLRPRSPSRLLLWTSMGPVWYLGERLARQCSRGALTVPIDPPRTMFREPSEAEREADLAGASGDDLLLPGEDYSAFLYGRLAYWPVVVSILLFLFDWLRELR comes from the exons atgagggccatggttcgtccggagttgatggagaaggggacttctcctggcgctgtcggacctgggctactgttggag gcgtgggtgtactcttacttcccgggcctcgcgcccaagaggacggagccgctggagagggcctatcccgtggtgagggattgggtcatgtgccggacgaagagcaagcgttcttctcacaatgtctaccggcgggatgtgaacgcccttcagctgagcagc tgggtgcccagaccttgggcggagtatgccgaggcacctccttttgttgctgaggtccttcgacctaggagcccgagtcggctgttgttgtggacgtcgatgggtcctgtgtggtacttaggcgagcgtttggctcgtcagtgctctcggggtgCATTGACGGTTCctattgaccctccgaggacgatgttcagggagccttctgaggctgagagggaggcagacttggctggtgccagtggcgatgACCTCCTTctgcctggtgaggactactcggcgttcctttatgggaggttggcgtactggccggtagtggtgagtatccttttatttctctttgatTGGCTTCGGGAATTACGAtga